The genomic window CAACTTGGGTAGGTTTACTCAACCCTTATCTTTTATTGGCTTACCCGTGTTATCTTTTCCTATTCTAAGACCGAATAAGTTACCGTTAGGGGTACAATTAATTGCTGCACCTTATCAAGAGTTAAAAATCTTACAAGTAGCAGCTTTTTTAGAAGAAAAATTGAACATCTAATCTATCAGTCCATAATACTATGACGCTCCTACCTAGCATAGAAGATGTTATAATTTGATCTGAAATTCAACACTTATTTATGACAAACCCATCGGGCCTATCAGAAAAAATTGCTCAATTTTATGACACCTCAAGTAATTTATGGGAACAAATTTGGGGTGAACATATGCACCACGGTTACTATGGTAGAGGTGGTAATTGTAAACTTAATCGTCGTCAAGCACAAATCGATTTAATCGAAGAACTATTAATTTGGGCTAATATTCAAGAGTTTTCTAACTTAGTTGATGTGGGTTGTGGTATCGGAGGAAGTACCCTCTATTTAGCCGAAAAATTTAGTGCTAATGCAACAGGAATTACCTTATCTCCTGTACAGGCAAATAGAGCCACAGAAAGAGCTATTGAGGTCAAATTAGAAGATCAAGTCCAGTTTCAGGTAGCTGATGCCCTAAATATGCCCTTTCTAGACAATAATTTTGACCTAGTGTGGTCCCTAGAAAGTGGGGAACATATGCCAGACAAAGAGCAATTTTTTCAAGAATGTTATCGAGTTTTA from Crocosphaera subtropica ATCC 51142 includes these protein-coding regions:
- a CDS encoding methyltransferase domain-containing protein yields the protein MTNPSGLSEKIAQFYDTSSNLWEQIWGEHMHHGYYGRGGNCKLNRRQAQIDLIEELLIWANIQEFSNLVDVGCGIGGSTLYLAEKFSANATGITLSPVQANRATERAIEVKLEDQVQFQVADALNMPFLDNNFDLVWSLESGEHMPDKEQFFQECYRVLKPGGTFICATWCHRSTNSWAGELTEDEKQHLAEIYRVYCLPYVISLPEYETIAHDCGFNNIKVDDWSMEVAPFWDIVIDSAFNLEAIAGVLNSGWQTVEGALSLGLMSRGYERGLIRFGLISGQK